A window from Solanum stenotomum isolate F172 chromosome 7, ASM1918654v1, whole genome shotgun sequence encodes these proteins:
- the LOC125871897 gene encoding uncharacterized protein LOC125871897, with protein MDSFANLLREPFQFFTTILLSLLFPLSFLILSRLSVAHYLIDLVGYSTTEITINCDLLIKFFLQVNPIFLHVLVSIISVAALSHTLTGGTSCFIKRTLEPVSRPRLYTVWFFVCILQICVGLGIEGSIAAGVDAYEIGYERGFLTRAIFFLGLNETMFFWSNIFVKPVVDDTVFGILRENKWIEKAALAMSFGGLWWWRLRDEVEFLVVVVEKKRDLLISIGLADFVGWWLYYLTVTIGMIKIVKSLVWVVYVMFGRRVVDIDNIVGDSRNNDEKV; from the exons ATGGATTCTTTTGCAAATTTATTGAGAGaaccatttcaattttttacaaCTATTCTTCTTAgtcttctttttcctctttcttttcttatactTTCTAGGCTATCTGTTGCACATTATCTTATTGATCTTGTAGGTTATTCAACAACAGAAATTACAATTAATTGTGATTTACTAATCaaattttttcttcaagttaACCCTATTTTTCTACATGTTCTTGTTTCTATTATCAGTGTTGCTGCACTTTCTCATACCTTAACCGGTGGTACCTCTTGCTTTATCAAGCGTACCCTAGAGCCCGTCTCGAGACCGCGATTATACACTGTGTGGTTTTTCGTATGCATATTGCAAATTTGCGTTGGTTTAGGCATTGAAG GTAGTATAGCTGCTGGAGTTGATGCTTATGAAATTGGTTATGAAAGGGGATTTTTGACAAGAGCTATATTCTTCTTGGGACTAAATGAGACAATGTTCTTTTGGTCCAATATTTTTGTGAAGCCAGTGGTGGATGACACAGTTTTTGGCATTCTAAGGGAGAATAAATGGATTGAAAAGGCAGCATTGGCAATGAGTTTTGGTGGACTTTGGTGGTGGAGATTGAGAGATGAAGTTGAGTTTTTAGTGGTTGTGGTGGAGAAAAAAAGAGACTTATTGATTAGTATTGGATTGGCTGATTTTGTTGGTTGGTGGTTGTATTATTTAACTGTTACAATTGGTATGATCAAAATTGTGAAAAGTCTTGTTTGGGTTGTTTATGTAATGTTTGGTAGAAGAGTTGTTGATATTGACAATATTGTTGGTGACTCTAGGAACAATGATGAGAAGGTCTGA
- the LOC125871898 gene encoding probable WRKY transcription factor 65 isoform X1 → MGRSKPPKSQSKTSRLLQPQFLASKNSSEYSSHVRKMAQKVVITVQMEAKSLKQKNEGPPSDCWSWRKYGQKPIKGSPYPRGYYRCSSSKGCSAKKQVERCSKDASLFVITYTSSHNHPGPNLPKDSVTQEQIVDQHVSLEDNNDDDDDDDDDTQSCKSPLNSTTSTTTGTSIPQGILEENLFTDSFLGTISYDDFLPLSYPQLMKFPKSELSEENDFYDELGELELPPSSTSFAGIFEEAILVDPSS, encoded by the exons ATGGGTAGAAGTAAGCCACCAAAATCACAATCTAAAACTTCAAGATTGCTACAACCACAATTTCTTGCCTCAAAAAACAG CTCTGAGTATTCTTCTCATGTTAGAAAGATGGCTCAGAAAGTTGTTATCACAGTGCAAATGGAAGCAAAATCTTTAAAGCAGAAAAATGAAGGGCCTCCTTCAGATTGTTGGTCTTGGAGAAAATATGGACAAAAACCCATTAAAGGATCCCCTTACCCCAG GGGTTACTACAGATGCAGCAGTTCAAAGGGTTGTTCAGCTAAAAAACAAGTAGAAAGGTGCAGTAAAGATGCATCTTTGTTCGTCATCACATATACATCCAGCCATAATCATCCAGGTCCAAATTTGCCTAAAGACTCTGTTACACAAGAGCAAATAGTGGATCAACATGTGTCCCTCGAAGACaacaatgatgatgatgatgatgatgatgacgacACACAAAGCTGCAAATCCCCATTGAATAGTACTACTAGTACTACTACTGGTACCAGTATTCCCCAAGGCATACTTGAAGAGAATTTGTTCACTGATAGTTTCTTGGGAACAATTTCATATGATGATTTTCTGCCTCTTTCTTACCCTCAACTAATGAAATTTCCAAAATCTGAGTTGTCGGAAGAGAATGActtttatgatgaattaggAGAATTGGAGCTACCTCCATCTTCTACATCCTTCGCGGGCATTTTTGAGGAGGCAATCCTTGTAGATCCCTCCTCTTAG
- the LOC125869931 gene encoding uncharacterized protein LOC125869931 gives MTIANKMRIHRESLEDVTIVEKIMRSMLPKFTFVICCIEEFKDLDILSLDELQNSLMVYEQKIVQQDVEELALQITTISKDSGHRRSKCKGRNSEKTEEGNRKKNGQHDHDQRHSSNGKASNHLSGEKSAFSELDETFRTTVKFGDDSRIPLKGKGKVKLQTKSSSMQIIFDVFFAPDLKTNLISVGQLKENGYEVSIKHGICRMRDSNLGLIAKAKMTENKLFPLDMHDIGSTNFCFSTKLNSQAWLWHYRYGHLNFGGLKMLQQKKIVTGLPNFDMPVDICKDRVIGKQSRDSFPKVEA, from the exons ATGACAATTGCCAACAAGATGCGGATTCATAGAGAGAGTCTTGAAGACGTCACCATTGTTGAGAAGATCATGCGGTCCATGTTGCCGAAATTCACTTTTGTTATCTGCTGCATTGAAGAGTTCAAAGATTTGGATATTCTTTCACTTGATGAATTACAAAATTCTTTAATGGTTTATGAGCAGAAGATTGTTCAACAGGATGTAGAAGAGCTAGCATTACAAATAACCACAATCTCCAAAGATTCTGGGCACAGAAGGAGTAAGTGTAAGGGAAGAAACTCAGAGAAAACTGAAGAGGGAAATCGAAAAAAGAATGGTCAGCATGATCATGATCAACGACACTCGTCCAATGGGAAAGCAAG CAACCATTTGTCTGGAGAAAAATCTGCATTTTCTGAACTAGATGAAACTTTTCGCACAACAGTCAAGTTTGGGGATGATTCTCGTATTCCACTCAAAGGGAAAGGGAAGGTGAAACTCCAAACAAAGTCTTCATCTATGCAGATTATCTTTGATGTTTTCTTTGCACCAGACCTGAAAACAAATCTTATCAGTGTGGGTCAACTTAAAGAGAACGGCTACGAAGTGTCTATCAAGCATGGAATTTGCAGGATGCGAGATTCTAATCTTGGATTGATCGCTAAAGCTAAGATGACGGAAAATAAGCTTTTCCCACTTGATATGCATGATATTGGCTCTaccaatttttgtttttcaacaAAGTTGAATAGTCAAGCATGGCTTTGGCACTACAGATATGGGCATTTGAATTTTGGAGGACTGAAAATGTTGCAGCAAAAGAAGATAGTTACGGGTCTTCCTAATTTTGATATGCCTGTAGATATTTGTAAAGATCGTGTCATTGGAAAGCAATCTCGCGATAGCTTTCCAAAAGTAGAAGCATAG
- the LOC125871894 gene encoding DELLA protein RGL1-like, whose translation MTNVSISNDSFSDFQDDQFHLKGYERSELVVNGIEEDCVDIDSLYSICGLNNEENTSDEQVRSNLLEDQQQSLSDWTQNHFPTNTVMPLQPVQIQSTIEAPKNDDFRPQVPEPGNSSNEKPKPFSLASLELLSNYGRLSKKSSEENLSTNALSCEARLGNSHKLPMEEILRAAGERYIQYSTQRLDGLSMFIHPYGSALSGLCMEETRDVELVHLLLAAAEEVNNQQFHLASKLISRCMWVASDSGNPVQRLSFYFAKALEERIDRSTGRYTCTDEDRHLKYIKTMSLGTNFAFLTCHQLIPFSQVMQFAGVQTIVENVRSAKKIHLIDFNIRSGIQWIVLIQALAEKGYSPIELLKITAVGSTEKENFEVTSNTLHSFAKSLGLSFSFDIVFVSDMKNFKKESVNIKTDETVAVYCNSILRTMLLRPDCLDNLMKVVRSIGPIIIVVGEVEANHNSPSFLNRFIETLYFYSAFFDCFEDCMDRGSPCRTTIEGVYFGEGIRNIVAAEGEDRFTRNVKLKVWRAFFARFGMVEEELSESAWYQAHLILKQFAQGSSCDLQKDGKGLIIGWKGTPIHSLSIWKFL comes from the exons ATGACCAACGTCTCAATCTCCAATGATAGTTTTAGTGATTTCCAGGATGATCAGTTTCATCTTAAAGGATATGAGAGAAGTGAATTAGTGGTCAATGGCATTGAAGAAGATTGTGTAGATATTGATTCTCTTTACTCCATTTGTGGCCTTAACAATGAAGAGAATACATCTGATGAACAAGTTAGAAGCAACTTATTGGAAGATCAGCAACAAAGTCTATCAGATTGGACGCAAAATCATTTCCCCACCAACACAGTCATGCCCTTGCAACCAGTCCAAATCCAATCCACTATTGAAGCACCAAAGAATGATGATTTCCGGCCTCAAGTACCAGAACCTGGCAACTCTAGCAATGAAAAACCAAAGCCGTTTTCATTAGCATCTTTGGAGCTACTGAGCAATTATGGCAGACTGAGCAAGAAATCGAGTGAGGAAAACTTGAGCACTAATGCACTAAGTTGTGAGGCTCGCTTAGGTAACAGCCACAAGTTGCCAATGGAAGAGATCTTGAGGGCTGCTGGAGAAAG GTACATACAGTACTCCACCCAAAGGCTAGATGGTCTTTCTATGTTTATCCACCCATATGGTTCGGCACTCTCAGGCCTTTGTATGGAGGAAACAAGGGACGTGGAACTTGTCCACCTCCTCCTAGCTGCAGCAGAAGAAGTGAATAATCAGCAATTCCATCTAGCTAGCAAATTGATTTCTCGTTGTATGTGGGTGGCATCTGATTCAGGTAATCCAGTCCAGAGACTTTCTTTCTATTTTGCTAAAGCTTTAGAAGAAAGGATTGATCGATCAACTGGAAGATACACATGTACGGATGAAGATCGCCACCTCAAGTATATAAAAACTATGTCATTAGGTACCAACTTTGCATTCTTGACCTGCCACCAACTAATTCCCTTCAGTCAAGTGATGCAATTTGCAGGAGTTCAAACAATTGTTGAAAATGTCAGAAGCGCAAAAAAGATCCATTTGATTGATTTTAATATCAGAAGTGGAATTCAGTGGATAGTCTTGATACAAGCTCTTGCAGAAAAAGGTTACAGTCCAATTGAACTTCTTAAGATAACTGCAGTTGGAAGCACAGAAAAAGAGAACTTTGAAGTAACAAGCAACACATTACACAGTTTCGCCAAGTCCTTAGgtctttcattttcatttgaTATAGTTTTTGTCTCGGAcatgaaaaatttcaagaaagagTCAGTCAATATTAAAACAGATGAGACTGTGGCTGTTTATTGTAACTCTATACTAAGGACAATGCTACTAAGACCAGATTGTTTGGATAATTTGATGAAAGTAGTCAGAAGTATTGGACcaataattattgttgttggCGAAGTTGAAGCAAACCATAATTCACCATCATTTTTAAACCGCTTTATTGAGACACTTTACTTTTACAGTGCATTTTTTGATTGCTTCGAGGACTGCATGGATCGAGGCAGTCCATGTCGAACAACGATTGAAGGGGTGTATTTTGGTGAAGGTATTCGGAACATCGTGGCGGCTGAAGGTGAGGACAGGTTCACCAGGAATGTGAAGCTTAAAGTATGGAGAGCATTCTTTGCAAGGTTTGGTATGGTGGAAGAAGAGCTTAGTGAGTCAGCTTGGTATCAAGCTCATCTGATTCTCAAGCAATTTGCACAAGGCAGTTCTTGTGATCTTCAAAAGGATGGGAAAGGCCTCATTATTGGGTGGAAGGGAACACCAATTCATTCCCTATCCATTTGGAAGTTCTTGTAA
- the LOC125871898 gene encoding probable WRKY transcription factor 65 isoform X2 encodes MGRSKPPKSQSKTSRLLQPQFLASKNRKMAQKVVITVQMEAKSLKQKNEGPPSDCWSWRKYGQKPIKGSPYPRGYYRCSSSKGCSAKKQVERCSKDASLFVITYTSSHNHPGPNLPKDSVTQEQIVDQHVSLEDNNDDDDDDDDDTQSCKSPLNSTTSTTTGTSIPQGILEENLFTDSFLGTISYDDFLPLSYPQLMKFPKSELSEENDFYDELGELELPPSSTSFAGIFEEAILVDPSS; translated from the exons ATGGGTAGAAGTAAGCCACCAAAATCACAATCTAAAACTTCAAGATTGCTACAACCACAATTTCTTGCCTCAAAAAACAG AAAGATGGCTCAGAAAGTTGTTATCACAGTGCAAATGGAAGCAAAATCTTTAAAGCAGAAAAATGAAGGGCCTCCTTCAGATTGTTGGTCTTGGAGAAAATATGGACAAAAACCCATTAAAGGATCCCCTTACCCCAG GGGTTACTACAGATGCAGCAGTTCAAAGGGTTGTTCAGCTAAAAAACAAGTAGAAAGGTGCAGTAAAGATGCATCTTTGTTCGTCATCACATATACATCCAGCCATAATCATCCAGGTCCAAATTTGCCTAAAGACTCTGTTACACAAGAGCAAATAGTGGATCAACATGTGTCCCTCGAAGACaacaatgatgatgatgatgatgatgatgacgacACACAAAGCTGCAAATCCCCATTGAATAGTACTACTAGTACTACTACTGGTACCAGTATTCCCCAAGGCATACTTGAAGAGAATTTGTTCACTGATAGTTTCTTGGGAACAATTTCATATGATGATTTTCTGCCTCTTTCTTACCCTCAACTAATGAAATTTCCAAAATCTGAGTTGTCGGAAGAGAATGActtttatgatgaattaggAGAATTGGAGCTACCTCCATCTTCTACATCCTTCGCGGGCATTTTTGAGGAGGCAATCCTTGTAGATCCCTCCTCTTAG